In Iodobacter fluviatilis, one DNA window encodes the following:
- a CDS encoding nuclear transport factor 2 family protein — translation MPPELRPPLPPFTRETAAQKVRMAEDGWNSRDPQRVALAYTPDTIWRNRHEFPSGREQVIEFLTRKWAREVEYRLIKELWAFDANRIAVRFAYEWLDHNGQWFRSYGNENWEFDAQGLMHRRFASINDLAIAESERLFHWPQGRRPDHHPNLSELGL, via the coding sequence ATGCCCCCCGAACTACGCCCACCACTCCCCCCATTCACCCGCGAAACAGCAGCGCAAAAGGTGCGTATGGCTGAAGATGGCTGGAATTCGCGCGACCCGCAACGCGTTGCCTTGGCCTATACGCCCGATACGATTTGGCGCAATCGCCATGAATTTCCAAGTGGCCGTGAACAGGTCATTGAATTTCTCACTCGCAAGTGGGCGCGTGAAGTGGAATATCGCCTCATCAAAGAGCTCTGGGCGTTTGACGCCAATCGAATTGCAGTGCGTTTTGCCTATGAATGGCTAGACCACAACGGCCAGTGGTTTCGCTCTTATGGCAATGAAAATTGGGAATTTGATGCCCAAGGCTTGATGCATCGCCGCTTTGCCAGTATCAACGATTTAGCCATCGCCGAATCTGAACGACTATTTCATTGGCCCCAAGGTCGTCGACCTGACCACCACCCAAACTTAAGCGAATTGGGTTTATAG